Part of the Gadus macrocephalus chromosome 22, ASM3116895v1 genome, TGTCtacctccatccatccacctctctACTCTATTTAACCCCTTCTCTATCACTGTATGCTCCACAGTGTCtacctccatccatccacctctctACTCTATTCTATTAACCCCTTCTCTATCACTGTATGCTCCACAGTGTCtacctccatccatccacctctctACTCTATTTAACCCCTTCTCTATCACTGTATGCTCCACAGTGTCTACCTCCCTCTATCCACCTCTCTACTCTATTTAACCCCTTCTCTATCACTGTATGCTCCACAGTGTCTACCTCCCTCTATCCACCTCTCTACTCTATTTAACCCCTTCTCTATCACTGTATGCTCCACAGTGTCTACCTCCCTCTATCCACCTCTCTACTCTATTTAACCCCTTCTCTATCACTGTATGCTCCACAGTGTCTACCTCCCTCTATCCACCTCTCTACTCTATTTAACCCCTTCTCTATCACTGTATGCTCCACAgtgtctacctccctctctcgaCTCTCTCTACTCTATCTAACCAGTGTTCCTCCCCGCTCCGTCTGCAGGTAAGAGCGACAGCGTGCTGGCCATGGCCGACGCCACCCTGGACCACATGGACCACCTGGACCACATGGACCACATGGACCACGAGACCCTGTTCCTGCAGCAGATCGAGCCCTCCATCTTCGCCGACCACCTGTCCTCCTGCCACGGCTCCCCCACCCGGACCCTGTCCTTGTTCTCCCACCGCGGCtctcccccgccgcccccggaCCACCTCCACCCCGAGGAGGACCCCGACGGCGACCGCCGGTCCCGCTCGCCGCCGGCGGCCCGGGTCTCCCGCCTCTCGGCCTTCCTGCAGGAGATGGACAACGACGACGGCCAGGAGGCGCTGCTCCACAACCGGCTCAGCGAGCAGCACACGCCCAACGGCCGGCTGCTGGCCAACGTGGGGAACGCTAACCGGGCCAGCGTGAACGGCATCAGCGCGAAGGGCCAGGCGCACAAGGCCGGCATGGTGAAAGGTGAGGGCCCTCGGCCTCATTATGAACCAGAGAACATACATCCTCCACCTACTGTGTAATTGGTGCAAACTGTTTTAGTACACTTGGTTTTGTCTATTTGTTTTTCATATCGTAATGTCGTCGACATAGTATCAATAAATCTCTGTATTTCAATGTAATGGAAACATTGACCCTTGGGCCCTTATTGTTACATTTGCATTCGACCCTCTAGTTATTGAGCTTTAATCCGATCAAAAACAACTTTCTAAAAAAGAACCAGAAAAGTTCAGAGTAGCTTAAGGAATCTGGACACACGGTTGGTAACTTCTTTTGTGGCGTAACATATCAGTAGAGATGCTTCCCAACAAAGTGTGTCCGTGAATTAGACCTTAAAACCTCACCTCAGTCTTATTTGTCATTCAGTTTGTACCACATTCCAGTTCAAGGCAGAAATCGATCCCCTAAACCTCAATGTTAACTCACTCACCaaaccctccccctcacccccacccgcaGCGGCCAGCACGGGCGCGCCGGCCCGCCAGCAGCAGCTGGCGCTGTCGTCGCGCCGCCACCACACCTTCTACCGCCAGCCCTCCTGCACCTTCTCCTACTACGGCCGCGTGGgcagccgccgctgccgcctCAGCCACCAGCCCCGGCGCCGCGGCCACAACCCCAACGCCACGCTGCTCATCAAGCCCTCGCGCAGCATGAACGACgtgtgtgaggtggaggaggagcggaggcaccaccaccaccaccaccaccaccagcagcagcagcagcagcagcagcaggggcaggggcaggggcagggcaGCAGGATGAACAGGGGCAGCAGGAGGATCCGCCACCAGAGCGTccacaccgcctcctcctccagcgggGACACGGAGAGCGacgtggaggtgaggggggagggggagggggagagggagaggggaggggatatggaggagcagagaggggagggagggagggggggaggggaggaggagagggggagagatggaggagaggaggatcgGGAAGGGAGGaataggggaggagagggagagtgttggagggagaggggagggatggaggaagggaaGAATAGGGGAGGGATggcggaggaggtgaggagggagggagagaggtggtgaGAGGTCGTCGTGTTGGAAGTGATGGATggaaagagtgagggagagaggtgggctGGACGGATGGATGACGGAGTGATGACTCCCAGGGAGGAAGGTTGGCTGGAGGGAgggcagacggacggacggattaAATAGGATTAATGGAAGGGGAATAGAGATTTAGGGTTGGAAGATTTGAACGAGGAACGGACGGATGGGAAGATGAAGAGATGATGGAATTAAATGTGATTCATGACACAAGCAAACACGACAGATGTTGGTGGATGGACTgagccctgaccccccccccccccccccccccccccaccctccccctccaggtggAGACCACGGTTCAGCTGCTGTGGATGTCCATGCTGAAGATGCCCCCGGAGCtgctgaggctgtgtgtgtgccacctgCTCACCTGGTTCTCCATCATCGCTGAGGCCGTCTTCTACACAGACTTCATGGGACAGGTCATCTACCATGGAGACCCCACCGTgagtacgcacgcacgcacgcacgcacgcacgcacgcacgtgtaaCGACACGCAAATAGAAACAAACTTGTAAacaaacttgtgtgtgtgtgtgtgtgtgtgtgtgtgtgtgtgtgtgtgtgtgtgtgtgtgtgtgtgtgtgtgtgtgtgtgtgtgtgtgtgtgtgtgtgtgtgtgtgtgtgtgtgtgtgtgtgtgtgtgtgtccaggcgcCGGCTAACTCCACAGCGCTAGATAACTACCACAGAGGAGTCCAGATGGGTTGCTGGGGGCTGGTCATATACGCCATGACAGCTGCTGTATGCtcgggtaacacacacacacacacacacacacacacacacacacttaaacacacacacacacttaaacacacacacacacacacacacacacacttaaacacacacacacacacttaaacacacacttaaacacacacacacacacttaaacacacacacttaaacacacacacacacacttaaacacacacacacacacacacacacacacacacacacacacacacacacacacacacacttaaacacacacacacacttaaacacacttaaacacacacacacacacacacttaaacacacacttaaacacacttaaacacacttaaacacacacacttaaacacacacacttaaacacacacttatacatacAATTATACACAGTgacgcactcactcacttaaaTACTGAGATGGTTGTATAAGCTGTTCAGGCAATTCATGGAAACATTTTATTAGAATGAATTGAATACCATGGATGACTTATAATATGATCATATGTAGCGTACAGCAACACACTCTAAATTCTGAATCCCgctctcctttctctttctctggctctctctctcagccatcCTTCAGAAGTATCTGGACAACTTTGACCTGAGCATCAAGGTCATCTACATCGTTGGTACTCTGGCGTTCTCCGTCGGTGAGTTCTCAACACCCGGCTGCTGTAGTAGAACATAGAAATACTAGGCTtggaacaaataaaaaaacaggacCAAAGTTAATTCAGGGTCACATCTTgtcttcccttccttccttcaggcACCGCCATCATGGCGATTTTCCCCAACGTCtacgttgccatggtgatgatCAGTAGCATGGGGGTGATCTCTATGAGCATCTCCTACTGTCCCTACGCCCTGCTGGGCCAGTACCACGAGATCAAAAGGGtaacaagtgcacacacacacacacacacacacacacacacacacacacacacacacacacacacacacacacacacacacacacacacacacacacacacacacacacacacacacacatagacacacacacacacatagacacacacacacacaccgcatatATTTATAACAGTGTTGATGTGGTAGAAATTTCTAGTACACCCATAAAAAAGTGGAAATGTTTAAATGCTTCTGACTGGCTCTGGGAAGATGTTCGGTCGCACTTCAGAGAGGAAATGGAACAAAGTCAAGACTTTGCTTTGGTCTAAACGTCCTcgccattttgttgttgttcgccctgtttgttattttgtttggcAGTGCGTTTGTTGATTATAATCATTGTAATATCCTGGAAAAGCTTGTTCTAATCAGCTATTAATCTCGCTAAGCTTTTAGAGCTTTACGATTCATAAATCCACTGTCCCCCCTCACACACCTAAAACCAATCAGCCCTAATTGGGCCTTCCCTCGGGCCTGAGCTTACTGGCTGGTTAAAGGTACTGCTATCGTCCTCCGAGCtcagcttaaaggtcccatgacatgccaccggGTGTGAGTGAGATTAGCCTTTACAAGCCATTTAGAAAATCTGTCTCATATGACATCTCGAGTGGTCGTGTCCACTCGAGACTTGACCTAACCCTCTGCCCGTACGGTTCCCCCGCTCTGCAGTACGTCCACCACAGTCCCGGTAACTCCCGCAGAGGCTTCGGCGTGGACTGTGCCATCCTAACCTGTCAGGTAAGCAGCCGGAACCGGCCGGCCACGCATCCACGTTCAACCACGTTCAATATGTTGTGAAAATaaggaaaaataagaaaagaatATAATGGATTCAAGATAAATTGTGTTCGTTAGCGTGATTCATTAATTCACCGACCAAGCAGACAGCATTTAATTAAATGGTTCTAATTAgcatttttgttatgttttgtcATAATTGATATAGAAAATTATAAAAAGGAACGCAATGCCATGCTTTATGTAACACTGGAACCTGCAGCTAGTTAGATACGTTATGTTATGTTGTAGCTAGGTGGATATGTCATGCTAGGCTTCAGCAACCATCTACAAACGACGTCTAAGGTTTAAAAGAgttctggttagggttaggttgttTGGCCCACGCTGTTGGATCAAGCTGTTGGATCCCCCTCCAGGTGTACATCAGCCAGATCCTGGTGGCGTCGGCGCTGGGCTCGGTGGTGGAGGCGTGCGGCAGCGTGCGCGTCATTCCCATGGTGGCCTCCGGGGGCTCCCTGCTGGGCTTCTTCACCGCCCTGTTCCTGGTCATCTACCCCGCGCCCCACGGAGGGTGAGGAGAAGCCACCGTTAACGCCCTTGGCCACTGGTCCTAACTAGGAGAAACCCTGGGAAAAAAATTCTCAAAGGAATACACTGGTGTAAATGTTTTCCTTGATTTGAAAGAGAATATTACCTGAAAAGGACATTGGATTGATTGAATGACCTCCAAACATTATCATTGAATGAATCAAAAGGGATTTTTAACTTGCAAACCAATTATTCATTCCCGGTTAGAGCCGGGTTCCCATTCAATCGGAGCGAATCACACCACCACTTTAGTTTAGAGGAAGATCCCCTGATgtggttgtgattggtcggtaTTAAACCAGTATAGTCAAAGCACCATGGCTGCCTTGGCTCCTCCTGGGTAATAATGAACTGTGGTTGAAAGTTGCACAAGTTATCAGTCAATTTTCATGCAGAGGGACGAATCAAAGTCAGACAAGGCTTCTGTAGGTGAGGAGGCTGTGAAAACGACCTGCAGCAGTTAAACTGCCCTGTCAACTCAACCAATGAACTAAACTAAACAGTCATAGTGATCAATTGTACCACTTTTCTCGTCTGATTCTCGTTGTGATTGACAGGGAGGCGGAGTCAGCTAAGGCGCTGGAGAGGCGGGCCTTGACAGCGCCGGAACAGACCAATGGCAACCGATTGTCGGTCAGTGTCGTCATAGATACACCAAGCTTCCTGAGGCTCGGCAAGAAAACCAGTACggtcaccacaaccaccaccaccaccgacaaTTCCACTTCCTGTCACCTGGGCAACGAGTCTGCTCTGTGATCGTTTGGCTCCCCTGGAACAGGGCGGGACCCTCGCAGAGAACTGTTGAGATGCCCGCCGCAGAAATCAATACCATTGACTCCATAACCAAGGGAACCAGCAACCGAAGGAGACCCGCCTCTTTGTCCGTTTGTCTTCCAGCCGAGATTGATGAATGCGAAGAACGTTGACCTTTCCAAATAGCGTTCCAAAAGGAGGGGAGAAGATGGGACCTCTAGCTGACACTGGCCGATCTAATACCTCCTATTTCGGGCTTTTAGTTTTTTCCGTGGATGTTCAAACCAACGTATTCATTCTGGCTCGGGACCGGCGGAGTCGTCGCCACCTGATTGGTTCAGCACGAGTCCTGGCCAGCCGTCAACCAATCACGACAAGCCATCAACCAAATTCCTCTCCTACACATCCAACAAAATaacctgtttttgtgtgtgaaagaTCCATTTATATCACTCAGGGCCTCTAGGGGGTGCTAACGAGCAACCACCTGGACAGTAATCTTCAGGGGACTTTgttttacacacatacacgtatacacacatacacacacacacacatgcgtgatCCATCCCTCGGGATTACGGTTGAGGTCAATGGTGGACAACGTTGACTAGCTGATAAACTAACCCTGTCCCTGAAAGCTGCAATTATGGGAAAATAACATCGGAGTTCTTCCTCACCGATTGGGACTACAGATGACGAAAATTGTGTTGGAATTAGTCTGTTGGTCCGAAAACAGGCATCGCACTAAACCACACGGAACCATGGGACATAAGACAATCCGTGCTCTGCTCTGTGGAAGAAACGGGATCAGGTTACGGTCGCTTTAAGACTCTTGAACAGCAATGTTTCTTCAGACATTTTGGGACTTTTGGCCTTGTTTATGATCCAAAAAAAACCTCTTCTCCGATGGCTCAGCGTAATCAGGACTgttgcccggggggggggggggaggaattcCTTGACCACAGTGTGATCCATTTCCATTAAACACGGCATAATACTGTCAAGTCTTATTGACCCCCAGAGAGACACATCTGCTCCTTGTAGAGTCCCGTGCCGAACGTGTTTTAGGACACCCTCGCTCTGAACAGCGTCGGGGTCCTGAGGGCTTTCTGTTAAAAAGGTTAACCCAGgagttaaaaagaaaaaaacacttgaATCTTGATCATAGCTGAATTCACTTAAAAGTCCCAACTTCTGGTAAGTTGCCAAATGCAATATATGGGCAGTGCTAGGGGCATTACTCCAGGTCAATCAAagctgaaaaaaacaaaacagtgctacttctttattttccttttctttctcaACACTTGGTGTCCTACAATGAATCTCCGTCGACAATGTTAAGGCTGATGTTAAGGCTTTTGTTTTGGGTTGTTTCTAAGTTTTATCTGACGAATCCTAATAACAGGACTCTGTATATGCTGCATGCCGGTggctctggggaggggggttgcGAAACAAACACGTGAGGCAGCAGGCAGGATCGGATGGGATTCAGCCTTCTCTGCTCTCGCCCCTCACTTCGCTTTCGCGTCTGTCAGCACCACGTCTGCAATGCATGACCGCTCTCTTTGTTTTTGCTGATGAAAGTATTGAGTCATCTGTGGTCTGGAAGAAAACAGCCAGGTGGATGGTTTTTAGGGGGTGCCTAGCAATCGCCCCCTTCCTCCGATAGGTCCTTCCCCCTTGTTACTTCAGCAGATTTCCCAAAGCTGTACGGTGGAGCAGTGAAACCAAACGAGCCTCTAATCAAGATTGTGGAAGAGGAGATGAGTGGGGAGTTATTCGACAGAAACAGGGTGTCAATTAATGGGAAGATCAGATGTTGTTGGTATGGCTTTGAGCCTTTCTGGTTGTGCTGTCAGGGGCTGAAAACTAAAACTTGATGGAGAACAGTGCTGGATGGGAGACAGAGTAGAAATATGAATGGATGTGAGACGTAGTAGAAACCATCTGAATGGGTTTGAGGTTAAGTAGGGATGGGATATACAGTGCCTGGAGGAAGAGTGTCTTGTTAAGGGACATGGTTGGACACATTGGAGAGTAGATGTCTCTGGCTGTGAGTTGAAATCTTTTCTGAATACTGTCTAGTTCACGTCTCCATTGTTGAAATTCAATGTAATCCAAGTCCTACTTTGATGGACAATGTCAGCTTGTTGAGAGGTTAACCTTTGGGCGGTAGAGTATAAGTTGGAAACTACAATTTTAAGCACGTTTAAATCATAGAAAATTTCGGGAAAAGGGTGGTTTTAATTCACCCAAGTAGCATTCTCTGCCCAAAAGGACAACAATCACTTTCGGTTCCCTTACCCGTTGGTTATTTGGTTTCCTCTCTTGTTGTGGCTCGAGTTAAAGGCCTGTGTTAATTCAATCTTgatgtccctccctctgtcttctGGTTGTGTGATTGGCCGATCCTTGATGGCATGGAGGCCAAAGGCAGCTGTGAGTGGACAGTGCAAGGTGTAACTATAAAATGGTTACAGGTGCATGTAGTGACATTAGATGAGTGCAGAATAAATGCAGATTTAGTGAAAGCTGATGTTACGTTAAGCTGTGATAGGTAGACGTATATATTttctaatatatattatattaagaaGGAAAGGTTTGATGGTGCTTTAGGGGTTTAATACATCATGGCTATTTGGCATGTTTGTCATTGGCTGAGATTAGTATTTGGAATCTGAAAAATTGGGAGGATGCATGCAAGTTAAATAGAAAAGGTGCTATCCCTTATGTATTACccatttaaataaaaatgatgGATGATTTCAACAACCATAGTTAATCTATAAGAAAGGAAGTCGATAAGGCTGAAATGGTACCTGGCAGTGGTAGTCAGGATATTGGCTGGCCTGTATATTCGGCCCATGACGTTGTTTTCATGAGTTTCAACAAACAAtttcagttgtttttgttcCCCTCTGGGTGTTACATCATCCTCATCACTTTGTTTTGGTTATTAAAAGCCCTGGGAGCCTGGACTGGTAGACCTGGGatacacatccacaaacacgtAACAATAATCCACAAGGGACCCCTGTGTTTGTTCTCGAGGGAGGTTTGCATGCAACACCGCGGTgcatgtggaaaaaaaaaagccaaagtACAATTCCCTCATTTTGACTGTCCCAATACTTTCTAATGCGCTGCTGATGCATGGTTGGATGCTGCTTTCTCCTGCTTGAACTCCCTGTTTAGAAACCCACCAACATGCACTCAGCCCAAACATCATGTCAGAGGCCCATTCGACAAGGCCCTCAGGTTC contains:
- the LOC132451145 gene encoding solute carrier family 45 member 4 isoform X2, translating into MGLALGDKQGSQPIGIVLTVLGVVVLDFSADASDGPIRAYLLDVANTEEQDMALNIHAASAGLGGAVGYALGGLDWTHTFLGQIFKSQEQILFVFAAFFFTISVVLHLLSIDEQQYSPQGDRIDQESPEHPHALTSGKTGAAPQLTMIGEDELMDSYGLYDPYEDDQSENGNIDIDFREVELIRSKSDSVLAMADATLDHMDHLDHMDHMDHETLFLQQIEPSIFADHLSSCHGSPTRTLSLFSHRGSPPPPPDHLHPEEDPDGDRRSRSPPAARVSRLSAFLQEMDNDDGQEALLHNRLSEQHTPNGRLLANVGNANRASVNGISAKGQAHKAGMVKAASTGAPARQQQLALSSRRHHTFYRQPSCTFSYYGRVGSRRCRLSHQPRRRGHNPNATLLIKPSRSMNDVCEVEEERRHHHHHHHHQQQQQQQQQGQGQGQGSRMNRGSRRIRHQSVHTASSSSGDTESDVEVETTVQLLWMSMLKMPPELLRLCVCHLLTWFSIIAEAVFYTDFMGQVIYHGDPTAPANSTALDNYHRGVQMGCWGLVIYAMTAAVCSAILQKYLDNFDLSIKVIYIVGTLAFSVGTAIMAIFPNVYVAMVMISSMGVISMSISYCPYALLGQYHEIKRYVHHSPGNSRRGFGVDCAILTCQVYISQILVASALGSVVEACGSVRVIPMVASGGSLLGFFTALFLVIYPAPHGGEAESAKALERRALTAPEQTNGNRLSVSVVIDTPSFLRLGKKTSTVTTTTTTTDNSTSCHLGNESAL
- the LOC132451145 gene encoding solute carrier family 45 member 4 isoform X1, with the translated sequence MRSAMPPQNADAGDSVSGSVVGLVESKTPGPGRHGGEEEGGGKGGRNGGGRETASSGGDGEAGGGGGGEGGAEEASEGAAVEGIPLKRWLMHGAVMFGREFCYAMETALVTPVLLQIGLPEQYYSLTWFLSPILGLLVTPLIGSASDRCTLAWGRRRPFILALCVGTLLGVALFLNGSLMGLALGDKQGSQPIGIVLTVLGVVVLDFSADASDGPIRAYLLDVANTEEQDMALNIHAASAGLGGAVGYALGGLDWTHTFLGQIFKSQEQILFVFAAFFFTISVVLHLLSIDEQQYSPQGDRIDQESPEHPHALTSGKTGAAPQLTMIGEDELMDSYGLYDPYEDDQSENGNIDIDFREVELIRSKSDSVLAMADATLDHMDHLDHMDHMDHETLFLQQIEPSIFADHLSSCHGSPTRTLSLFSHRGSPPPPPDHLHPEEDPDGDRRSRSPPAARVSRLSAFLQEMDNDDGQEALLHNRLSEQHTPNGRLLANVGNANRASVNGISAKGQAHKAGMVKAASTGAPARQQQLALSSRRHHTFYRQPSCTFSYYGRVGSRRCRLSHQPRRRGHNPNATLLIKPSRSMNDVCEVEEERRHHHHHHHHQQQQQQQQQGQGQGQGSRMNRGSRRIRHQSVHTASSSSGDTESDVEVETTVQLLWMSMLKMPPELLRLCVCHLLTWFSIIAEAVFYTDFMGQVIYHGDPTAPANSTALDNYHRGVQMGCWGLVIYAMTAAVCSAILQKYLDNFDLSIKVIYIVGTLAFSVGTAIMAIFPNVYVAMVMISSMGVISMSISYCPYALLGQYHEIKRYVHHSPGNSRRGFGVDCAILTCQVYISQILVASALGSVVEACGSVRVIPMVASGGSLLGFFTALFLVIYPAPHGGEAESAKALERRALTAPEQTNGNRLSVSVVIDTPSFLRLGKKTSTVTTTTTTTDNSTSCHLGNESAL